The Bacillus vallismortis genome window below encodes:
- a CDS encoding glycoside hydrolase family 11 protein produces the protein MKQKRMRFLLAALFSLALTLPAWSAQAATTITSNQTGTQDGYDYELWKDHGNTSMTLNSGGAFSAHWNNVGNALFRKGKKFDSTKTHSQLGNISIHYNATFNPGGNSYLCVYGWTKDPLVEYYIVDNWGTYRPSGTPKGTITVDGGTYDIYETIRINQPSIIGIATFKQYWSVRQTKRTSGTVSVSEHFKKWESLGMPMGKMYETALTVEGYQSNGSANVTTNVLTIGGKSR, from the coding sequence ATGAAACAAAAAAGAATGAGGTTTTTGTTGGCAGCTTTATTTAGTCTGGCCCTGACATTACCTGCCTGGTCCGCACAGGCGGCAACTACAATCACCTCAAATCAAACCGGCACCCAAGATGGCTATGATTATGAATTGTGGAAGGATCATGGGAACACCAGTATGACGCTCAATAGTGGCGGCGCGTTTAGTGCCCATTGGAATAACGTTGGGAATGCGTTATTCCGAAAAGGCAAGAAATTCGATTCAACCAAGACTCACTCACAACTTGGAAACATATCAATTCATTATAACGCAACCTTCAATCCAGGCGGAAATTCCTATCTGTGTGTGTATGGATGGACGAAGGACCCGCTCGTTGAATATTATATCGTCGATAATTGGGGCACCTATAGGCCGTCGGGAACGCCAAAGGGTACTATTACTGTTGATGGGGGCACATATGACATTTATGAAACGATTCGAATCAACCAACCCTCTATCATAGGTATTGCAACATTTAAACAGTATTGGAGTGTCCGGCAGACAAAACGAACGAGCGGAACTGTATCTGTCAGCGAACACTTCAAGAAGTGGGAAAGCTTAGGAATGCCAATGGGTAAGATGTATGAAACCGCGCTTACGGTAGAGGGATATCAAAGTAATGGCAGTGCTAATGTAACTACGAATGTACTGACTATTGGAGGGAAAAGCAGATAA
- the xynB gene encoding xylan 1,4-beta-xylosidase, whose protein sequence is MKIINPVLKGFNPDPSICRVGEDYYIAVSTFEWFPGVQIHHSKDLVNWHLVAHPLQRVSQLDMKGNPNSGGVWAPCLSYSDGRFWLIYTDVKVVDGAWKDCHNYLVTCETINGDWGEPITLNSSGFDASLFHDTDGKKYLLNMLWDQRIDRHSFGGIVIQEYSDKQQKLIGKPKVIFKGTDRKLTEAPHLYHIGNYYYLLTAEGGTRFEHAATIARSSSIEGPYEVHPDNPLLTSWHDPGNPLQKCGHASIVQTHTGEWYLAHLTGRPIHPDDDSIFQQRGYCPLGRETAIQKLCWKEEWPYVVGGKEGSLEVKAPAVSEKIFPATYPEVDEFKDPTLNIHFQTLRIPFTNELGSLTQVPNHLRLYGHESLTSTFTQAFVARRWQSLHFEAETAVEFYPENFQQAAGLVNYYNTENWTALQVTHDEELGRILELTICDNFSFSQPLKNKIVIPREVKYIYLRVKIEKEQYYYFYSFNKEDWRKIDIALESKKLSDDYIRGGGFFTGAFVGMQCQDTSGNHIPADFRYFRYKEK, encoded by the coding sequence ATGAAGATTATCAATCCAGTACTTAAAGGATTCAATCCCGATCCAAGTATTTGTAGGGTAGGAGAGGATTATTATATCGCTGTATCTACATTTGAGTGGTTTCCAGGAGTACAGATACACCACTCAAAAGATTTAGTGAATTGGCACTTAGTTGCACATCCATTACAGAGAGTTTCACAATTAGACATGAAAGGAAACCCTAATTCGGGTGGGGTTTGGGCGCCATGTTTAAGTTATAGCGACGGAAGGTTTTGGCTGATCTATACGGATGTTAAGGTCGTAGATGGCGCTTGGAAAGATTGTCACAATTATTTAGTGACTTGTGAAACGATTAATGGTGACTGGGGAGAACCGATTACATTAAATAGCTCGGGGTTTGATGCATCTTTATTTCATGATACAGATGGAAAAAAGTATTTATTAAATATGTTATGGGATCAGCGTATTGATCGGCACTCATTCGGAGGAATTGTCATACAGGAGTATTCTGATAAGCAGCAAAAATTAATTGGTAAACCGAAAGTTATATTTAAAGGAACGGATAGAAAACTAACAGAAGCTCCGCACCTTTATCATATCGGGAACTATTATTATTTATTAACTGCAGAAGGAGGAACTCGGTTCGAACACGCTGCTACAATTGCCCGTTCTTCAAGCATTGAAGGCCCATATGAAGTTCATCCTGATAATCCACTCTTAACATCGTGGCATGATCCAGGAAATCCACTGCAAAAATGTGGACATGCCTCCATTGTTCAAACACATACAGGTGAGTGGTATTTAGCTCATTTAACGGGACGTCCTATTCATCCTGACGATGATTCCATTTTTCAGCAGAGAGGATATTGTCCATTGGGCAGAGAAACAGCTATTCAAAAACTCTGTTGGAAAGAGGAATGGCCTTATGTAGTAGGTGGAAAAGAAGGAAGCTTGGAGGTAAAAGCCCCTGCTGTATCAGAAAAGATATTTCCAGCAACCTATCCGGAAGTTGATGAATTCAAGGATCCAACATTAAATATTCATTTTCAAACGTTAAGGATCCCGTTTACAAATGAATTAGGTTCATTGACCCAAGTGCCAAATCATTTGCGATTATACGGTCATGAATCATTAACCTCGACATTTACTCAGGCATTTGTAGCCAGACGTTGGCAAAGTCTCCATTTTGAAGCTGAAACTGCAGTTGAGTTTTATCCGGAGAATTTTCAACAAGCCGCCGGATTGGTGAACTATTACAATACTGAGAACTGGACGGCTCTTCAAGTCACGCATGATGAAGAACTTGGCCGTATTCTTGAATTAACAATATGTGATAACTTCTCTTTTTCACAGCCATTAAAAAATAAAATTGTGATTCCTCGTGAGGTAAAGTATATATATCTAAGAGTAAAAATTGAAAAGGAACAGTATTATTATTTCTATTCTTTTAACAAAGAAGATTGGAGAAAAATTGACATTGCATTAGAATCGAAAAAATTATCAGATGATTACATCCGTGGAGGAGGGTTCTTCACAGGTGCCTTTGTAGGAATGCAATGTCAAGATACCAGCGGTAATCATATTCCGGCCGACTTTAGATATTTTCGTTATAAAGAAAAATAA
- a CDS encoding ROK family protein, producing the protein MDIADQTFVKKVNQKLLLKEILKNSPISRAKLSERTGLNKSTVSSQVNTLMKENLVFEIGQGQSSGGRRPVMLVFNQKAGYSVGIDVGVDYINGILTDLEGTIVLDQHHHLECNSPEITKDLLVNMIHHFMTHMPQSPYGLIGIGICVPGLIDENQKIVFTPNSNWRNIDLKPFIQEKFNVPVFIENEANAGAFGEKVFGAAKNHDNIIYASISTGIGIGVIINNHLYRGVSGFSGEMGHMTIDFNGPKCSCGNRGCWELYASEKALLTSLQTKEKKVFTQDIIDLAHLNDIGTLNALQNFGFYLGIGLTNILNTFNPQAVILRNSIIESHPMVLNSIRSEVSSRVYSQLANSYELLPSSLGKNAPALGMSSIVIEHFLDIVT; encoded by the coding sequence GTGGATATCGCAGATCAAACCTTTGTCAAAAAAGTAAATCAAAAATTATTATTAAAAGAAATACTTAAGAACTCACCTATTTCAAGAGCTAAATTATCTGAAAGAACTGGTTTAAATAAATCAACTGTTTCATCACAGGTAAACACATTAATGAAAGAAAATCTTGTATTTGAAATCGGCCAGGGACAATCAAGCGGCGGCAGAAGACCTGTCATGCTTGTTTTTAATCAAAAGGCTGGATACTCCGTAGGAATAGACGTTGGTGTAGATTATATTAATGGCATTTTAACAGACCTTGAAGGGACGATCGTTCTGGATCAACACCACCATTTGGAATGCAATTCTCCAGAAATAACGAAAGACCTTCTAGTGAATATGATTCATCACTTTATGACACATATGCCACAATCTCCGTACGGGCTTATTGGTATAGGCATATGCGTGCCTGGGCTCATTGATGAAAATCAAAAAATTGTTTTCACTCCGAACTCCAACTGGAGAAATATTGACTTAAAACCTTTCATCCAAGAGAAGTTCAATGTTCCTGTTTTTATTGAAAATGAGGCAAATGCCGGTGCATTTGGAGAAAAAGTATTCGGTGCTGCAAAAAATCACGATAACATTATTTACGCAAGCATCAGTACAGGAATAGGGATCGGCGTCATTATCAACAATCATTTATATAGAGGTGTCAGCGGATTCTCCGGAGAAATGGGACATATGACAATAGACTTTAATGGACCTAAATGCAGTTGCGGAAACCGAGGCTGCTGGGAATTGTATGCATCCGAGAAGGCTTTATTAACATCTCTTCAGACTAAAGAGAAAAAAGTGTTCACTCAAGATATCATAGACCTCGCCCATCTGAATGATATTGGAACTTTAAATGCGCTACAAAATTTTGGATTCTATTTAGGCATAGGCCTTACCAATATTTTAAATACTTTCAACCCACAAGCCGTCATTTTAAGAAACAGCATAATCGAATCGCATCCAATGGTTTTAAATTCAATTAGAAGTGAAGTGTCATCCAGGGTTTATTCCCAATTGGCCAATAGCTATGAGTTATTGCCATCTTCCTTAGGAAAGAATGCACCGGCATTAGGAATGTCTTCGATTGTTATTGAACATTTTCTAGATATCGTTACATGA
- a CDS encoding YolD-like family protein → MNKKSEEFNEIICGAMEGNIILQFTFYQKGEMKKLVGNIHYIDQLKRELRIVDYSTKKHILKLGDIIEIEQY, encoded by the coding sequence ATGAACAAAAAATCTGAAGAATTTAATGAAATTATCTGCGGGGCTATGGAAGGGAACATTATTCTACAATTCACCTTCTATCAAAAAGGGGAAATGAAGAAACTTGTCGGTAATATTCATTATATCGACCAGCTAAAAAGAGAATTGCGAATTGTTGATTACTCGACTAAAAAACATATTTTAAAATTAGGAGATATTATTGAAATTGAGCAATATTAA
- a CDS encoding UPF0715 family protein gives MQVLRIFIVHVLSALSAAAVYVFGIDYDGYYPYILISAILYIFYLIFATPVQYFLNRKPKRFSLKYLFIYLFFSFLVWLFFALITDPMNTLGILLSYEIYLFSISFAFIFWVWDSVFLQNKAKTAI, from the coding sequence ATGCAAGTTTTAAGGATCTTTATTGTTCATGTCTTGTCTGCGTTATCAGCTGCTGCTGTTTATGTTTTTGGCATTGATTATGATGGTTACTATCCATATATTCTAATAAGTGCTATTCTCTATATCTTTTATTTAATCTTTGCAACACCTGTTCAATACTTTTTAAATCGTAAGCCAAAAAGATTTAGCCTGAAATATTTATTCATTTATTTATTCTTTTCCTTCTTAGTATGGTTATTCTTCGCTTTAATCACTGATCCAATGAACACCTTAGGGATTCTATTATCATATGAAATTTACTTATTTAGCATTTCATTTGCTTTTATCTTCTGGGTCTGGGACTCAGTTTTTCTGCAAAACAAGGCAAAGACAGCAATCTAA
- the xylB gene encoding xylulokinase, with translation MKYVIGIDLGTSAVKTILVNQNGKICAETSKEYPLIQEKAGYSEQNPEDWVQQTIDALAELVSISNVQAKDIDGISYSGQMHGLVLLDQDKQVLRRAILWNDTRTTPQCNRMTEEFGDHLLDITKNRVLEGFTLPKILWVKEHEPELFKKTAVFLLPKDYVRFRMTGAIHTEYSDAAGTLLLHITHKEWSDDICNQFGISAAICPPLVESHECVGSLLPNVAAETGLLEKTKVYAGGADNACGAIGAGILSSEKTLCSIGTSGVILSCEEGNERDFKGKVHFFNHGKKDTFYTMGVTLAAGYSLDWFKRTFAPNVSFEQLLQGVESIPIGANGLLYTPYLVGERTPHADSSIRGSLIGMDGAHKREHFLRAVMEGITFSLHESIELFRESGKSVHTVVSIGGGAKNETWLQMQADIFNARVIQLENEQGPAMGAAMLAAFGSRWFESLEEGAEQFIREAAVFYPKEQNVQKYKTLFDLYKNIYTHTKDLNTALKSFRKTE, from the coding sequence ATGAAGTATGTCATTGGAATAGATCTTGGAACGAGTGCTGTTAAAACCATTTTAGTTAATCAAAACGGCAAGATTTGTGCAGAAACATCCAAAGAATATCCGCTCATCCAAGAGAAGGCAGGGTATAGTGAGCAAAATCCTGAAGACTGGGTGCAGCAAACAATTGATGCATTGGCTGAATTGGTTTCTATATCTAACGTTCAAGCCAAGGATATTGACGGAATAAGCTATTCAGGACAAATGCATGGGTTAGTACTGCTTGACCAAGACAAACAGGTGTTACGTCGTGCCATTCTTTGGAATGATACCAGAACGACGCCTCAATGTAACAGGATGACCGAGGAATTTGGCGATCATCTTCTTGACATCACAAAAAACCGTGTTCTAGAAGGGTTTACATTACCAAAAATATTATGGGTGAAGGAACATGAACCTGAACTTTTTAAAAAAACTGCTGTTTTTTTGCTTCCGAAGGACTATGTGAGATTCCGTATGACTGGTGCGATTCACACCGAATACTCCGATGCAGCAGGAACTTTACTTTTACATATTACTCACAAGGAGTGGAGTGATGATATTTGCAATCAATTTGGTATTTCTGCAGCTATTTGTCCTCCGCTTGTTGAATCTCATGAATGTGTAGGATCGCTGCTTCCCAATGTTGCGGCGGAGACAGGGCTATTGGAAAAAACAAAAGTGTACGCTGGGGGAGCAGATAACGCTTGTGGTGCTATCGGAGCCGGTATTCTCTCTTCAGAAAAAACACTATGCAGTATTGGGACATCAGGGGTCATACTTTCCTGCGAAGAAGGCAATGAAAGAGATTTTAAAGGGAAAGTGCATTTTTTTAATCATGGAAAAAAGGATACTTTTTATACGATGGGGGTCACGCTTGCTGCAGGATACAGTTTGGACTGGTTTAAAAGAACGTTTGCACCAAACGTATCGTTTGAGCAATTACTGCAGGGGGTGGAATCTATTCCGATAGGGGCAAATGGACTGTTATACACTCCTTATTTGGTTGGCGAAAGAACGCCGCATGCGGATTCTTCTATTCGGGGAAGCTTGATCGGAATGGATGGAGCTCACAAAAGAGAGCATTTTTTGAGGGCAGTAATGGAAGGCATCACCTTCTCTTTACATGAATCAATTGAGCTATTTCGCGAATCGGGTAAATCAGTTCATACTGTTGTTTCTATCGGTGGGGGAGCTAAAAATGAAACGTGGCTTCAAATGCAGGCAGATATTTTCAATGCGAGGGTGATTCAATTAGAAAATGAACAAGGTCCAGCCATGGGGGCCGCTATGCTAGCTGCCTTTGGGAGTAGGTGGTTTGAATCCCTTGAAGAAGGTGCAGAGCAGTTCATTCGTGAGGCTGCTGTATTTTATCCAAAGGAACAAAATGTTCAAAAGTATAAAACACTATTTGATTTGTATAAGAACATTTACACTCACACAAAGGATCTCAATACGGCTTTAAAGAGCTTTCGAAAAACCGAATGA
- a CDS encoding PhzF family phenazine biosynthesis protein, giving the protein MCYKVVNTTVFSLENGEGNPCPVVLNADSLTTDKMQKMTKGFAHESAFVLKSTRSDCDVKIRFFVPLHEMEMCIHATIGSITVLVNRGMIKHSPTIVETMLGPVKVEWEEKGSNLDVNVEQFSPKFLNVNPTVEEICKALCIGIDDIKNFPIQSVSTSRYKLIIPLKSVGTLNNLKPNFEYLWKLCDEFNTTGFYPFAIEQESKRYVQARQFPKRAGYNEDPATGVAASALGAYLTENKVFYPLKDGWNSYKIIQGVAMGQPSIIKSETFIQESKIIRTRVKGNAIEKLC; this is encoded by the coding sequence TTGTGTTATAAAGTTGTAAATACAACAGTGTTTTCTCTGGAAAACGGTGAAGGTAACCCGTGTCCTGTTGTTTTGAATGCAGATAGTTTAACAACAGATAAAATGCAAAAGATGACAAAGGGTTTTGCTCATGAATCAGCCTTCGTTTTAAAATCAACTCGTTCTGATTGTGATGTAAAGATTCGTTTCTTTGTTCCATTACATGAGATGGAAATGTGCATCCATGCGACTATAGGAAGCATTACAGTTCTCGTTAACCGAGGTATGATAAAACATTCACCGACTATAGTGGAGACAATGTTAGGGCCTGTTAAAGTTGAATGGGAAGAAAAAGGATCGAATTTAGATGTTAATGTGGAACAATTCTCCCCCAAATTTTTGAATGTAAATCCTACAGTAGAAGAAATATGTAAAGCATTATGTATTGGAATAGATGACATAAAAAATTTTCCTATTCAATCTGTCTCTACGTCTCGTTATAAACTAATTATTCCTTTAAAAAGCGTGGGAACTCTTAACAATCTTAAACCTAATTTTGAATACCTTTGGAAATTATGTGATGAGTTTAACACTACTGGGTTTTATCCTTTTGCCATTGAGCAGGAAAGCAAGCGATATGTCCAGGCACGTCAATTTCCTAAGAGAGCTGGATACAACGAAGATCCGGCAACTGGTGTAGCCGCATCTGCATTAGGGGCATATTTAACCGAAAATAAGGTGTTCTACCCGTTAAAAGATGGTTGGAACAGCTATAAGATTATTCAAGGAGTCGCTATGGGGCAGCCTAGTATTATTAAATCCGAAACTTTTATACAAGAAAGCAAAATTATTAGAACCCGAGTAAAAGGAAACGCAATAGAAAAACTCTGTTAA
- the xylA gene encoding xylose isomerase, with product MAQSHSSSVNYFESVNKVVYEGTDSTNPLAFKYYNAQEVIGGKTMKEHLRFSIAYWHTFTGDGTDVFGAATMQRPWDQYKGMDLAKARVEAAFELFEKLDAPFFAFHDRDIAPEGSTLKETNQNLDRIVSMMKEYMRTSNVKLLWNTANMFTNPRFVHGAATSCNADVFAYSAAQVKKGLETAKELGAENYVFWGGREGYETLLNTDLKFELDNLARFMHMAVDYAKEIGYTGQFLIEPKPKEPTTHQYDTDAATTIAFLKQYGLDNHFKLNLEANHATLAGHTFEHELRMARVHGLLGSVDANQGHPLLGWDTDEFPTDLYSTTLAMYEILQNGGLGSGGLNFDAKVSRSSFEPDDLVYAHIAGMDAFARGLKVAHKLIKERVFEDVIQHRYRSFTEGIGLEITEGRANFNTLEQYALNNKSIKNESGRQEQLKAILNQYILEV from the coding sequence ATGGCTCAATCTCATTCTAGTTCAGTTAACTATTTTGAAAGCGTAAACAAAGTGGTTTACGAAGGGACAGATTCCACTAATCCTTTAGCATTTAAATATTATAATGCTCAAGAAGTAATCGGCGGAAAAACGATGAAAGAGCATTTGCGTTTTTCTATTGCTTATTGGCATACATTTACCGGTGATGGAACAGACGTTTTTGGAGCGGCTACGATGCAAAGGCCGTGGGATCAGTATAAAGGAATGGATCTGGCCAAGGCGAGAGTAGAAGCAGCATTTGAATTGTTTGAAAAACTGGATGCACCATTTTTTGCTTTTCATGACCGAGATATTGCACCCGAAGGAAGTACGTTAAAAGAGACGAATCAAAATTTAGATCGTATCGTGAGCATGATGAAAGAGTACATGAGAACCAGCAACGTTAAGCTATTATGGAATACTGCAAACATGTTCACGAATCCACGTTTCGTCCATGGTGCCGCGACTTCTTGCAATGCAGATGTGTTTGCGTACTCTGCAGCACAAGTGAAAAAAGGGCTAGAAACAGCAAAAGAACTTGGCGCCGAGAATTATGTGTTTTGGGGCGGCCGTGAAGGATACGAAACATTGTTAAATACCGATTTGAAATTTGAACTTGATAATTTGGCTAGATTTATGCATATGGCAGTGGATTATGCGAAGGAAATCGGGTATACAGGGCAGTTTTTGATTGAACCAAAACCAAAGGAGCCGACCACTCATCAATATGATACAGATGCAGCAACAACCATTGCTTTTTTAAAGCAATATGGCTTAGACAATCATTTTAAATTAAATCTTGAAGCCAATCATGCCACATTAGCCGGACATACATTCGAACATGAATTACGCATGGCAAGAGTACACGGTCTGCTTGGCTCTGTTGACGCGAACCAAGGTCATCCTCTTTTAGGCTGGGACACGGATGAATTTCCGACAGATTTATATTCCACGACATTAGCAATGTACGAGATCCTGCAAAATGGCGGCCTTGGAAGCGGCGGATTAAACTTTGACGCAAAGGTCAGTAGATCTTCTTTTGAGCCTGATGATTTAGTATATGCCCATATTGCGGGGATGGATGCATTTGCAAGAGGATTGAAAGTAGCTCACAAATTGATCAAAGAACGTGTGTTTGAAGATGTGATTCAACATCGTTATCGCAGTTTTACTGAAGGGATTGGCCTTGAAATTACAGAAGGAAGAGCTAACTTTAATACACTTGAGCAATATGCGCTAAATAATAAATCAATTAAAAATGAATCTGGAAGACAGGAACAATTAAAAGCAATATTGAACCAATACATTTTAGAAGTATAA
- a CDS encoding MFS transporter, whose product MLSENVKKIRMVEKVGYASGDFACNLIYATVSTYLLFFYTDVFGLSAATAGTMFLVVRIIDALADPFIGTIVDRTNSRFGRFRPYLLFGAFPFVILAILCFTTPDFPEMGKLIYAYMTYVGLSLTYTTINVPYGALTSAMTRNNQEVVSITSVRMLFANLGGLVVAFFVPLLAAYLSDTSGNESLGWQLTMGILGMIGGGLLIFCFKSTKERVTLQKSEEKIKLSDIFEQFRVNRPLVVLSIFFIIIFGVNSISNSVGIYYVTYNLGREDLVKWYGLIGSLPALVILPFIPKLHQRLGKKKLLNYALLLNIIGLLALLFVPSSNIYLILFFRLIAAAGSLTAGGYMWALIPETIEYGEYRTGKRMGGLIYAIIGFFFKFGMALGGVVPGLVLDKFGYVANQAQTPEALTGILITTTIIPVFLLVLAIIDIHFYNLDEKKYKNMVRELENRDKVYLDNIDEFKA is encoded by the coding sequence ATGCTCAGTGAAAATGTAAAGAAGATTAGGATGGTTGAAAAAGTTGGATATGCATCTGGGGATTTCGCGTGTAATTTAATTTATGCAACGGTGTCTACTTACCTTTTGTTCTTCTATACAGATGTATTTGGTTTATCGGCAGCAACAGCCGGTACGATGTTCTTAGTGGTTAGAATCATTGACGCCCTCGCTGATCCTTTTATCGGAACAATAGTAGACAGAACGAACAGCAGATTTGGGCGCTTTAGACCGTATCTTTTATTCGGAGCTTTTCCATTTGTCATACTGGCCATACTCTGTTTTACAACCCCAGATTTTCCGGAGATGGGGAAATTAATATATGCCTATATGACCTATGTTGGCTTGTCGCTTACATATACAACGATAAACGTTCCATATGGAGCGTTAACTTCTGCAATGACTAGAAATAATCAAGAAGTTGTTAGTATAACATCTGTTCGTATGTTATTTGCGAATCTTGGAGGGCTTGTCGTTGCTTTTTTTGTTCCCTTACTGGCTGCCTATTTAAGCGATACTTCCGGCAACGAATCTCTTGGCTGGCAACTAACCATGGGTATTTTGGGAATGATAGGCGGGGGCCTTTTAATCTTTTGTTTTAAAAGCACAAAAGAGCGTGTCACTCTTCAAAAATCTGAAGAGAAAATTAAACTATCTGATATATTTGAGCAATTTCGTGTTAATCGTCCACTTGTTGTATTAAGTATTTTCTTTATTATCATTTTCGGAGTGAATTCAATAAGTAATTCAGTTGGCATCTATTACGTGACGTATAACTTAGGAAGAGAGGATTTAGTGAAGTGGTACGGTTTGATAGGAAGCTTGCCTGCATTGGTCATTTTACCGTTTATTCCAAAGCTTCATCAACGATTGGGGAAGAAAAAATTACTAAACTATGCATTATTACTGAATATAATCGGCCTCCTAGCTTTACTGTTTGTTCCGTCAAGTAATATATACCTCATACTCTTCTTTCGATTAATCGCTGCTGCTGGAAGTCTCACTGCCGGGGGATATATGTGGGCGCTCATTCCTGAAACAATAGAATATGGAGAGTATAGGACTGGGAAAAGAATGGGCGGGCTCATATACGCTATCATCGGATTTTTCTTTAAATTTGGCATGGCCTTGGGAGGGGTTGTACCGGGATTGGTTCTAGATAAGTTTGGATATGTGGCAAATCAGGCACAAACGCCGGAGGCATTAACGGGAATTTTAATTACAACTACCATTATTCCCGTGTTCTTACTGGTTTTAGCCATAATTGATATTCATTTCTATAATTTAGATGAGAAAAAATATAAAAACATGGTACGAGAATTAGAGAATAGAGATAAAGTTTATTTGGATAACATTGATGAATTCAAAGCTTAA
- a CDS encoding DUF2651 family protein, with protein sequence MNKIRRISHLGGPAFLILLVLPAVSFILGIIGYFIFKRVWITTLIIFVLSLVFMLIEIGLEPTFLIWVTIMTVVCFISGILTKSIAILIRG encoded by the coding sequence ATGAATAAGATTAGGAGGATATCTCATTTGGGTGGTCCTGCATTTTTAATACTACTTGTACTGCCGGCTGTATCATTTATCTTAGGGATAATAGGATACTTTATCTTCAAAAGAGTATGGATAACAACCTTGATTATATTTGTACTCTCTTTAGTTTTTATGCTAATTGAAATAGGGTTAGAGCCGACTTTTTTGATCTGGGTGACTATCATGACAGTTGTATGTTTTATATCTGGAATTCTAACTAAATCCATTGCAATTTTAATTAGAGGATGA
- a CDS encoding DUF4917 family protein gives MPELYDFKALSEKHPEILDNLLTGNGFSIEFDSNFRYGGLYEYLQTKELFNLKQQNLFEAFKTKNFELVLNSLLKAHTINKTLDKDTDYLHESYQTIKDLLIRAVKDIHPEYYFLDTDKLAWSFNFFKKNVFTTNYDLLSYWALLALRDKKFIRDGFWPRNDGKLSFQSDTLYNNHFKLYYLHGALHLYEDRGDVIKITSTGANLMDDITKEYEKGNFPVYVSEGASEKKIEQIKSNSYLSHCYHELSNSDGGLTIIGQGLNPEYDKHLIDAIKNSKVKFIAYGVFDTPDTSKDYIIETTKKHFGDLEGKELLFYDSRNFFKSIREMAHGQKSQLLGKIPSVFPRI, from the coding sequence ATGCCAGAACTTTATGATTTTAAAGCATTATCAGAAAAACATCCAGAAATATTAGATAATTTACTTACAGGAAATGGTTTCTCAATAGAATTTGATTCAAACTTTAGATACGGCGGTCTATACGAATACCTACAAACAAAAGAACTTTTTAATCTTAAGCAGCAAAATTTATTTGAAGCTTTTAAGACTAAAAACTTTGAGCTCGTTCTAAATTCTCTACTCAAGGCACATACAATTAACAAAACATTGGACAAAGATACAGACTATTTGCATGAAAGTTATCAAACGATTAAAGACCTTCTCATAAGAGCCGTAAAAGATATTCATCCTGAATATTATTTTTTAGATACAGATAAGTTGGCTTGGAGCTTTAATTTTTTTAAGAAGAATGTATTCACTACAAACTACGATTTGTTGTCGTACTGGGCTTTACTAGCTCTTAGAGATAAAAAGTTTATTAGAGATGGTTTCTGGCCTCGAAATGATGGAAAACTTTCTTTCCAATCAGATACTTTATACAATAATCATTTTAAATTGTATTACTTACATGGTGCATTACATCTATATGAAGATCGAGGTGACGTTATTAAGATAACATCAACTGGAGCAAATTTAATGGATGATATAACAAAAGAGTACGAGAAAGGAAACTTCCCTGTTTATGTCTCAGAAGGTGCGTCAGAGAAAAAAATAGAACAAATCAAAAGTAATAGTTATTTAAGTCATTGTTATCATGAGCTTTCAAATAGTGATGGTGGTCTTACTATTATAGGCCAAGGTTTAAATCCAGAATACGATAAACATCTTATCGATGCTATAAAAAATTCTAAAGTGAAATTTATTGCGTATGGTGTTTTTGATACGCCGGATACAAGTAAAGATTATATTATTGAAACCACAAAAAAACATTTTGGTGATTTAGAGGGTAAAGAACTCCTTTTTTATGATTCCAGAAATTTTTTTAAATCAATCAGAGAAATGGCACATGGTCAAAAATCACAACTATTAGGGAAGATACCTAGTGTTTTCCCAAGGATTTAG